From a region of the Phycisphaerae bacterium genome:
- a CDS encoding ATP-binding protein, whose protein sequence is MYYPRAMSASCLAAAEQFPVLLLTGPRQVGKTTLLQRLAGKQRRYVTLDDPTLRALAQSDPALFLQRYEPPVLIDEIQYAPQLLPLIKMMVDERRHPGLFWLTGSQQFHLMKGISETLAGRVAVLSLLGFSNRERRRRAADLPPFLPTEACLRARERAAPTLTLKRAYGDIWLGGFPALVTKAVRDRDLFFGSYLQTYLQRDVKDLAQVGNEAAFLRFVKACAARTGQMLNLTELARDVDIALNTAKNWLSILQTSGQVYLLQPYHTNVTKRLVKTPKLYFLDTGLCAYLTGWSTPETLEAGAMGGASLETYVVAEILKSWWNHGRQPPAYYYRDKDGREIDMLLVQDRKLHPVEIKKSASPRREWVQAFAALARLQPRPAAGGVVCLCRERVPLTDAVTAIPVGLL, encoded by the coding sequence ATGTATTACCCCCGCGCCATGAGTGCGAGCTGTCTGGCCGCGGCCGAGCAGTTCCCCGTGCTGCTGCTCACCGGCCCGCGGCAGGTCGGCAAGACCACGCTCCTACAGCGCCTGGCAGGCAAGCAGCGGCGCTACGTCACACTCGACGACCCCACGCTGCGCGCGCTGGCGCAGAGCGACCCGGCCCTGTTTCTGCAGCGCTACGAGCCACCGGTGCTCATCGACGAAATCCAGTATGCCCCGCAGCTCCTGCCGCTCATCAAGATGATGGTCGACGAGCGGCGCCACCCGGGGCTGTTCTGGCTGACCGGCTCGCAGCAGTTCCACCTGATGAAAGGCATCTCCGAAACCCTGGCGGGCCGCGTCGCGGTCCTGTCCCTGCTCGGCTTCTCGAACCGCGAGCGCCGCCGGCGCGCGGCGGATCTGCCACCTTTCCTGCCGACGGAGGCGTGCCTGCGCGCGCGCGAACGCGCCGCTCCGACGCTCACGCTCAAACGCGCGTACGGCGACATCTGGCTCGGTGGCTTCCCAGCACTCGTGACCAAGGCGGTCCGCGATCGCGACCTGTTCTTCGGCTCGTACCTGCAAACCTACTTGCAGCGTGACGTCAAAGACCTTGCCCAGGTCGGCAACGAAGCCGCGTTCTTGCGCTTCGTGAAAGCCTGCGCCGCCCGCACCGGCCAAATGCTCAATCTGACCGAGCTGGCCCGCGACGTCGACATCGCCCTCAACACGGCGAAAAACTGGCTCTCCATCCTGCAGACCAGCGGCCAGGTCTACCTGCTCCAGCCGTATCACACGAACGTCACCAAACGCCTGGTGAAGACGCCGAAGCTGTATTTCCTCGACACGGGGCTCTGCGCGTACCTGACCGGCTGGTCGACGCCCGAGACGTTGGAGGCCGGTGCAATGGGGGGCGCGAGCCTGGAAACGTATGTCGTCGCGGAGATCCTGAAGAGTTGGTGGAACCACGGCCGGCAGCCACCCGCGTACTATTACCGCGACAAGGACGGCAGGGAGATCGACATGCTGCTCGTGCAGGACCGCAAGCTCCACCCTGTTGAGATCAAGAAGTCGGCTAGCCCACGCCGCGAGTGGGTCCAGGCCTTCGCGGCGCTGGCGCGGCTCCAGCCGCGACCGGCTGCGGGCGGGGTCGTGTGTCTGTGCCGCGAACGCGTGCCGCTGACGGACGCCGTGACAGCCATTCCAGTGGGGCTGCTGTAG